The following is a genomic window from Dermatophilaceae bacterium Soc4.6.
TGACGAGGGCGAGGTTGCGCGGCCCGGGCACCGCCTGCGTGTCGTTGTAGCGCTGGATCATGCCGCAGATCGCCGCACGCCCGTGCTGCTTGAAGGACCACAGGGCAGCCTCGAGGTGGTCGCCACCGACGTTGTCGAAGTAGACGTCGATGCCGTCGGGTGCGGCCTCGCGCAGGCCCTTGGCGATCGGCACCGACTTGTAGTCGATGGCCCGGTCGAAGCCGAGGTCGTCGAGCAGCCACTGCGACTTCTCGGGGCCGCCGGCGCTGCCGATGACGAGCGAGGCGCCCTTGAGCCGGGCGATCTGCCCGACGAGCGAGCCAACGGATCCCGCTGCAGCAGAGACGAAGACGACGTCGCCCTCGGTGAAGGCGGCCACCCGGAGCAGCCCCGCGTAGGCCGTCAGGCCGGTCATGCCGAGCACGCCCAGCCAGGCCCCGGCGGGGGCCACGTCGGTGTCGACCACGCGCAGCGCCTTCCCGGGCAGGACCGCGTGGGTGCGCCATCCCTGCCCGTGCAGCACGGTGTCGCCGGCCTGGACGGTGCGCCCGGTGGAGTCGACGACGTCACCGTCGAGCTGCCGCACGACGCCGACGGCGCCACCGTCCATGGGTGCGTCGAGCCGGAAGGGCGGCACGTAGGACTCGCCGTCGTTCATCCGCCCCCGCATGTAGGGGTCGACCGACAGGAAGGTGTTCTCGATCAGCACCTGCCCGTCCTCCAGGTCGGGAAGGGTGGCCTCGACGAGCGCGAAGTCGTCGTCGACGGGTGCGCCCTCGGGGCGCCGGGTGAGGTGCCACTCGCGGTAGGTCATCGGGGTCTCCTGGGGGTAGCCAGCTGCCTGGTGACGGCTGCGGGGGTGGCGCGGCCGCCCCCGCGCCCGCGCGTCGACGAGCACATCACACGCCGGTGCGGCGCGCACCCTCGGGGCTGCCGAAGCGCATGACGAAACCGGTGAGGGCCAGCTCGAGCAGCGGCCGGCGGCCGCGCAGGCCAGCCAGCGGCCCGTGGTCGGGCAGGGTCCACGTGCCGCGCTCGACCCCCACCCGCGTCCACCCGCTCACGGGGCTGCGCCTCGCCCGGCCGGCCAGCGACTGGAGCACGGAGAAGCGGAAGGGCACGCGCACCGGCAGCCGGCGCCCAGGTCTCAGCTCGACCGCCCCCAGCGACGCGTCGTCGTCCTGGGCTCGGAAGGTCGTGCCCCCACCGTCGACGGTCGGCTGCACCTCGAAGCGGGCCAGCTCCTTGGGGATGCCCCACAGGGCGCGGCCACCGTCCCTCGACACCGGGCTGTCGACCCAGATGGAGGTTACGCTCGGCACGAGGCGCCCGCCCTGGCGCACCAGCACGGTGACCATCAGCTCGTGGTAGGTGAGCACGCCACCCGGCTCGTAGACGACCCAGGCCGTGCCGACGACCCCGCGCCCGGCGATCACGAGCGGCCGCACCCCCGGCACCGCGAGGGTCGGCAGCCGGTCGGCCGGCACGAGCTAGGCGCCCAGGTGCAGCTGGCCGACCAGCCGCCACGGCTCGGGCGGGTAGCCGGTCAGCCAGGGGAGGTGGCCACTCGCGGTCGAGGAGGACATGGGACGCAAGGGTGGTGGCTCTCCGGCGCGGACGTCAAGGCACCGAAGGGCCTCACCACCCGTAGGTGCCCGGCCCGCCCTTGAACGGCCCCACGACGCGGGAGGTGATCCACCCACCGTAGAACCCCCCCTCCTGCGGCAGCACCACCTCGCCGTCGAGGGTGATGCGCTCCATCGCCGCCGGCATGAGGGCGACGTGGTCGACGATCGTCGCGAAGCCGCGGGTGGGCTCGGGGTAGGTCCACGCCGCCCGCGGCGCGACGACCGTCGTGCCGTCGGCGCCCTGAGCGACGACGTCGAGGTAGGCCGCCTCGCCCTTCCACTCGCACCACGACGAGCCTGGCGCCGGGCGCAGGGCCCCGTCGACGAACGACGACACCGGCAGGTAGTAGGTCGGCGGGTGGCTGGTCTCGAGCACGCGCAGCGACGAGGTGGTGCGGGCCACGACGACCCCGCCGAGGACGACCTCGATGGACACCGCGCTGGCCTCGAGCCGAGGCGGTCGCGGGTAGTCCCACACCGACTCCTGCCCGGGGCCGGGCTTCACCCGCTGGCGGGCGCCGGGGTGGGTGCTCACAGCGCGTCCGTCGCCTTCTGCAGTCCGGCCTCGGCCTCGTCGCCGAGGTGGTCGAACGCGCCGCGCAGGAAGGGCTCGGCGAGCTTGGCGATGCCCTTGAAGGTGAAGTCGGCGGCATACGTTACCGTCGTGCCTCCGGAGGCGGTGGCAGCGAAGGTCATCGAGTCGACCGCGGTGACCGTCTTGTTGACCCCCTCGAGGGTGAGCTGGGCGTTCTCGACGCGCTCGACGACGGTGTAGACCAGCTCGGTCTCGCGACCGCGGAAGGTCGAGACGTTGTGGTAGGTCGTGCCGACGCCGCCGTCGCCCCGGATCTTCTCGGTGCGCACGGTGCCCGGGTCCCACTGCGTCGTGTGCGTGAAGTCGCTGAGGTAGGCGTAGACGACCTCGAGGGGCCGGTCGGTGGTGACGGTGCGTTCGACGCGCATGGGGTGCTCCTGGCGGTTGAGGGGATCAGAGGTGGTCAGCGGTGGTCGGGATCAGACTTGGTCGGGATGAGAGTTGGTCGGGCGGGCGTTGTCTGCGAGGATCGTGCTTCTTGACAACTGCAGAGTGTGACGTGGTCATCCCCCTCGGGGGTGATCGGTTTCGACGGTGGTCGTCTGTCCAGGAGAAGCGGGCCGAGGATGCACGGTTATCTCGTTAACGACCCGTGCAAACCAATAGGTGCCGATTCCAAGCGCACCGACTTCGCCCTCGCCGCCTGAGCGAGCTCCGAAGTCCGTCGGCCTGAGCTCGTTCCCGACTCAGTAACCGGCGTCAGCTAGGGGACTTACCGTGTCGTCATGCCGAGGGGCGACGCGGGACACTCACTCGGCTGAGCCTGTCAGGGGACGTGTGCGTGCGAGCCCTGGGGCCAAGAAAATCCATAGCGCACTGCGCCCGGAGAAGTCCTGGATTCGCGTCATCGGACGCGGGTTCGATTCCCGCCACCTCCACCACCCGTGGAGTGCCACGTCACACCTGCAGGGTCGAGAGACCGACGACGACGGGCCGCACCCCTGCAGGGGTGCGGCCCGTCATCACATGTCGGTCGTCTGCGGTGGCGCCGCTCACGCGGTCGGCGCACCCGCCGTCTGCGCGGTCGCCTCCTGCTTGGCGGTGGCGACCTGCTCGCGCACCTGCGCCATGTCGAGGCCGCGCACCTGCTCGATCAGGGTGGCCAGGGTCTCGGGCGGGAGCGCACCCGCCTGTCGGAAGACGAGGATGCCCTCGCGGAAGGCCATCAGGGTCGGGATCGACGAGATGTCGAGCGCGGCGGCGAGCGCCTGCTCGGCCTCGGTGTCGACCTTGCCGAAGACGATGTCGGCGTTGGCCTCGGACGCCTTGTCGTAGACGGGTCCGAAGCGCAGGCACGGGCCGCACCACGACGCCCACAGGTCGACCATGACGATGTCGTGGTCGAGCACGGTCTGCTCGAAGGTCGAGGCGGTCAGGTCGGTGGTGGACATGTCTGGGTGAACGGGGCGCCCACGGCGATCATTCCCCCGGCTCGAGCGCGAACGACACCACGACGCTCGCCGTCACGGCATGCTCGCCGGCCTCGACCGGCATCGCCGACTCGGCCCGCATCGACATCACGCGGCCTGCGCCGATGGGCGAGGACGGGCGCCCTCCGCCCTCGCTGATGGTCAGCACGTCGCCCAGGCGGGCACCGGCGAGCATCGCGTACTGGCGGGCCCTGGCGCGGGCATCACCGAACGCCGCGTCGCGGGCCGCGACCTCGAGCTCACCGGTGTCGGCCACGTCGAGCGTGATCGCGTCGACCGACAGGGCGTTGCCGGCCAGGGTGGCCACCCGGTCCACCAGGTCACCCACCCCGGCGGGGTCGCGCACCAGCACGGCGAGCTGGTGGGAGGCCTGGTAGCCGACGACGTGCTGTCCGTCGCGGTCGTAGCGAGGGTGGACGCCGGCGCCGGACGAGGCGATGTCGGACGCCGCCACGCCCTGGTCCCTCGCCGCCGCCCCGATCGCCGTCACGAGGGCGCCGGTGCTGCGCAGGGCCGCTGCGACGTCGGGGGCGTCGGTGGTGAGCCGCAGCTGCAGGCGGACGACATCGGGGGTGGCGCTCGCCCGTCCGGTGCCCACGACCTCGACCCGGCGGCGGGGTCCGCGGCGTCGCTCGTCGGGCGCGGTCGGGTCCGAGGTCTCCATACGGAACACCGTAGGCCGTCGTCCGGGCGGCGGGGACGAGGGCGGGCGTCGCGGCGAGGTCACCTGCACGATGACTGCCGTCGGCGGGCGGGTCGGGTGGTCGCTGTCTGCCCACTGCGGTGGCGTCTGACGTTCACATGAGGTTTTCGTCAGAAGGTGCCGCCGGTTCACCTGAGGCGAACTACTGTGGGCTGGTGTCGGCAGACCGGCACCCACCGGGGAGGGACGACCAGTCGTGGCTTGGTTCGGCATCGTGCGTGACGACGAGGCGATCGCGTCGTGGCAGCGCGCCGATGCGCTCCGCCGCTCCACCCCCGTCCCTCAGCGGCGCGTGGCCGCGCGGCTCGGTCGATGGGTCGGCTTCCCTCTGCTCGCCACCACCGCGACCGTGCTCGCCGTCGTCCCCGGCACGATCGTGCCGCCCGCCGTCGCCGCGCCCGCGCAGGCGCTCGCCGTGAACAAGATCGCGCAGGCCCACGCCGCGTCGGGCGGCCTCCTGCTGCGCGCGGACGGGCACGACCCAGAGGTCCGTCGCTCGTGGACCGGGCAGGACGACCGCGTGGATGCGCCCGCCGCGACGGTCGATGCCGCCAGGGCCGCCTCGGCGGTCGCCGTGCTGCGCATCTCGGGTCCGGTCGGCCCGGCCGGTGCCGTGGGGGCCTCGGGCATACCCGTCACGCTGCTGGCGGCCTACCGGGCTGCCGAGAAGAGCCTCGCGGCGAGCGACCCCGCCTGTCACCTTCCGTGGTGGTTGCTCGCCGGCATCGGTCGGATCGAGTCGGGCCACGCCTCTGGTGGGCGTGTCACGGCCGACGGCACGACCCGGGGCCGCATCCTCGGGCCGCGGCTCGACGGCTCGCTGGCCGGCACCGCCGTCATCGCCGACAGCGACCACGGCGCCCTCGACGGCGACCCGGCCTACGACCGGGCCGTCGGCCCCATGCAGTTCCTGCCGAGCACCTGGCGCAGCTGGGGTCGCGACAGCAACGGCGACGGGGTCAAGGACCCGAGCAACGTCTACGACGCCAGTCTGGCCGCCGGGGCCTACCTGTGCGCCGGTGGTCGTGACCTCTCGACCGACGCCGGCATCGCCTCGGCGGTGCTGTCCTACAACTACTCGCGGTCCTACCTCGACTCGGTGGTCAGCTGGGGCGTGGCCTACCGAGACGGCGTGACGCCCACCCAGGACAGCGGTCGCAGCATCGCGCCAGCGGCGACCCCCCGGCCCACGACCAGCACGACCACTACGCCGATGACGAGCAGCACGCCGAGCACGACCAGTACCCCGAGCACGACCAGTACCCCGAGCACGACTGAGCGCCCGACCTCGTCATCGAGCCCGACCACCGCGCCTCCGACCGCGACCACGTCGTCGACGACGACAACGGGCACGCCGACCACCACGTCGACGACCCCCACGACGTGCCCCCCGGGCACCTCGACGACCGCC
Proteins encoded in this region:
- a CDS encoding NADP-dependent oxidoreductase, whose protein sequence is MTYREWHLTRRPEGAPVDDDFALVEATLPDLEDGQVLIENTFLSVDPYMRGRMNDGESYVPPFRLDAPMDGGAVGVVRQLDGDVVDSTGRTVQAGDTVLHGQGWRTHAVLPGKALRVVDTDVAPAGAWLGVLGMTGLTAYAGLLRVAAFTEGDVVFVSAAAGSVGSLVGQIARLKGASLVIGSAGGPEKSQWLLDDLGFDRAIDYKSVPIAKGLREAAPDGIDVYFDNVGGDHLEAALWSFKQHGRAAICGMIQRYNDTQAVPGPRNLALVIGKRLTITGFIQSDHLDLRDQFEAEVGAWVREGKVQWRETVVEGIEEAVHGFQALLSGGNTGKMLVRL
- a CDS encoding lytic murein transglycosylase, which codes for MAWFGIVRDDEAIASWQRADALRRSTPVPQRRVAARLGRWVGFPLLATTATVLAVVPGTIVPPAVAAPAQALAVNKIAQAHAASGGLLLRADGHDPEVRRSWTGQDDRVDAPAATVDAARAASAVAVLRISGPVGPAGAVGASGIPVTLLAAYRAAEKSLAASDPACHLPWWLLAGIGRIESGHASGGRVTADGTTRGRILGPRLDGSLAGTAVIADSDHGALDGDPAYDRAVGPMQFLPSTWRSWGRDSNGDGVKDPSNVYDASLAAGAYLCAGGRDLSTDAGIASAVLSYNYSRSYLDSVVSWGVAYRDGVTPTQDSGRSIAPAATPRPTTSTTTTPMTSSTPSTTSTPSTTSTPSTTERPTSSSSPTTAPPTATTSSTTTTGTPTTTSTTPTTCPPGTSTTATTSSTPTTTTAPATSTTTSPTTSPTGPSCSSTTSSTSSTSSTTSITTGTGSSSPTSSVAP
- a CDS encoding thioredoxin domain-containing protein, which gives rise to MSTTDLTASTFEQTVLDHDIVMVDLWASWCGPCLRFGPVYDKASEANADIVFGKVDTEAEQALAAALDISSIPTLMAFREGILVFRQAGALPPETLATLIEQVRGLDMAQVREQVATAKQEATAQTAGAPTA
- a CDS encoding SIMPL domain-containing protein (The SIMPL domain is named for its presence in mouse protein SIMPL (signalling molecule that associates with mouse pelle-like kinase). Bacterial member BP26, from Brucella, was shown to assemble into a channel-like structure, while YggE from E. coli has been associated with resistance to oxidative stress.), which translates into the protein METSDPTAPDERRRGPRRRVEVVGTGRASATPDVVRLQLRLTTDAPDVAAALRSTGALVTAIGAAARDQGVAASDIASSGAGVHPRYDRDGQHVVGYQASHQLAVLVRDPAGVGDLVDRVATLAGNALSVDAITLDVADTGELEVAARDAAFGDARARARQYAMLAGARLGDVLTISEGGGRPSSPIGAGRVMSMRAESAMPVEAGEHAVTASVVVSFALEPGE
- a CDS encoding acetoacetate decarboxylase family protein, with protein sequence MPADRLPTLAVPGVRPLVIAGRGVVGTAWVVYEPGGVLTYHELMVTVLVRQGGRLVPSVTSIWVDSPVSRDGGRALWGIPKELARFEVQPTVDGGGTTFRAQDDDASLGAVELRPGRRLPVRVPFRFSVLQSLAGRARRSPVSGWTRVGVERGTWTLPDHGPLAGLRGRRPLLELALTGFVMRFGSPEGARRTGV
- a CDS encoding DUF427 domain-containing protein; this translates as MSTHPGARQRVKPGPGQESVWDYPRPPRLEASAVSIEVVLGGVVVARTTSSLRVLETSHPPTYYLPVSSFVDGALRPAPGSSWCEWKGEAAYLDVVAQGADGTTVVAPRAAWTYPEPTRGFATIVDHVALMPAAMERITLDGEVVLPQEGGFYGGWITSRVVGPFKGGPGTYGW
- a CDS encoding SRPBCC family protein, with the translated sequence MRVERTVTTDRPLEVVYAYLSDFTHTTQWDPGTVRTEKIRGDGGVGTTYHNVSTFRGRETELVYTVVERVENAQLTLEGVNKTVTAVDSMTFAATASGGTTVTYAADFTFKGIAKLAEPFLRGAFDHLGDEAEAGLQKATDAL